A stretch of the Polaribacter pacificus genome encodes the following:
- a CDS encoding mechanosensitive ion channel family protein, protein MNKYLDKATELLVKYAPDVIMALAILLFGLFFINLIIRLSKKLMTKANVDVTLKKFLSDLLGWILKALLIITVITKLGVPTTSFVAIIGAAGLAVGLALQGSLANFAGGALIMIFKPFKIGDYIKAQGEEGVVKSIEIFTTKLNTVDNKEVIIPNGALSNSSIVNYSTEEKRRVDLKFGVSYDADIKETKAVFAAIVNNHPLILKDPAPVIILTELADSSINFAVRSWTKTANYWTVYTEVLEQTKEALDKAGIEIPYPHQVEIRK, encoded by the coding sequence ATGAACAAATACCTAGACAAAGCAACAGAACTTTTAGTTAAATACGCACCAGATGTCATTATGGCCTTGGCTATTTTACTGTTTGGCCTTTTCTTTATTAATCTCATTATCCGTTTGTCAAAAAAATTAATGACAAAAGCCAATGTGGATGTGACCTTAAAAAAGTTTTTAAGTGATTTGTTAGGTTGGATTTTAAAGGCTTTATTGATTATAACTGTTATTACAAAACTAGGTGTTCCTACAACTTCTTTTGTGGCTATCATTGGTGCTGCTGGTTTGGCAGTAGGCTTGGCTTTACAAGGCTCATTAGCTAACTTTGCTGGAGGTGCATTAATCATGATCTTTAAACCTTTTAAAATTGGTGATTATATCAAAGCTCAAGGAGAAGAAGGAGTTGTTAAGAGCATAGAAATTTTTACTACTAAGCTAAACACGGTAGACAATAAAGAAGTGATCATCCCGAATGGTGCTTTATCAAACAGTAGTATTGTAAATTATTCAACAGAAGAAAAAAGACGTGTTGATCTTAAATTTGGAGTGTCTTACGATGCCGATATTAAAGAAACCAAAGCAGTTTTTGCAGCAATCGTTAACAATCACCCATTAATTTTAAAAGACCCAGCTCCTGTAATTATCCTTACTGAATTGGCTGATAGCTCAATTAACTTTGCTGTGCGTTCTTGGACCAAAACAGCAAATTATTGGACGGTATATACAGAAGTACTTGAACAAACAAAAGAAGCACTAGATAAAGCAGGCATTGAAATTCCGTATCCTCATCAAGTTGAGATTAGGAAATAG
- a CDS encoding DUF1304 domain-containing protein gives MSLLFSILVLFVALEHLYFLVLEMFFWTQPKGIKAFGLKDKAFAQETKVLAANQGLYNGFLSAGLLWSVISNNTDNSLFFLYCVIVAGIYGAYSTKKIRLFYFQSIPAIFAVIIYYFI, from the coding sequence ATGAGCCTTTTATTTAGCATTTTAGTACTCTTTGTTGCTCTTGAACATTTATACTTTTTGGTGCTCGAGATGTTTTTCTGGACCCAACCTAAAGGAATCAAAGCTTTTGGACTTAAAGACAAGGCCTTTGCCCAAGAGACTAAAGTATTAGCCGCCAATCAAGGCTTGTACAATGGGTTTTTAAGTGCTGGTTTGCTTTGGTCTGTTATTTCTAACAACACAGACAACAGCCTGTTCTTTTTATATTGTGTAATTGTTGCAGGAATCTACGGCGCCTACTCAACAAAAAAGATACGTCTCTTTTATTTTCAATCTATTCCCGCTATTTTTGCAGTAATTATTTATTATTTTATTTAA
- a CDS encoding thioredoxin domain-containing protein produces the protein MTQHQHTNKLINETSPYLLQHAHNPVNWHPWNEATLALARKEKKLLLISIGYAACHWCHVMEHESFEDETVAAIMNHYFINIKVDREERPDVDQLYMTAVQLMTGNGGWPLNCIALPNGKPVWGGIYFKPEEWKTTLTQIGELYLNDPEKVLEYAEKLTEGIHQTNLVQSNDDAIDFNTEFLERTVKKWSLYFDEDLGGYLKAPKFPMPNNYHFLLRYAYQFQDKNIGNYVHTTLTQMAFGGLFDQVGGGFSRYSVDAKWHIPHFEKMLYDNGQLVSLYADAYLASKEELYKETIISTLEFVERELLDDNGGFYASLDADSLTQGNQLKEGAYYVWTTKELQECLQEDYILFAAYYNVNSYGYWEENNYHLIRTLSDDAFSKAHDISIAQLKHSVKKWKKILLERRNLRSAPRLDDKILCSWNALMLKGYLDAYKALEDPHYLEIALQNARFIQLKMIKEDGTLYRNYKGEKASITAFLEDYATLIEAYICLYQVSLDEQWLWLSKNLTDVCFDQFYDQDSQMFYFTSTQQEPLIAKNFETEDNVLPSSNSIMAKNLFVLSHYFSNAYYLKVSQQMLHTMTKSIENYGSGYSNWLDLYANFTGDYFEIAISGDHAEQELRKLQKEYIPNKLVCASRIKSQLDLLKNRYVADKTYIYLCQNNRCSLPTDSLDKVFEQLKKA, from the coding sequence ATGACCCAGCATCAGCACACCAACAAACTTATCAATGAAACCAGTCCTTATCTCTTGCAGCATGCTCACAATCCTGTAAACTGGCACCCTTGGAATGAAGCTACGCTGGCCTTAGCGAGAAAAGAGAAAAAACTACTTTTAATTTCTATAGGCTATGCCGCTTGTCACTGGTGCCATGTAATGGAGCACGAAAGTTTTGAAGATGAAACTGTTGCTGCAATAATGAATCATTATTTTATCAATATTAAAGTTGATCGTGAAGAACGACCTGATGTTGATCAACTCTATATGACTGCGGTACAATTAATGACTGGGAATGGTGGTTGGCCTTTAAACTGCATTGCCCTACCTAATGGAAAACCTGTGTGGGGTGGCATCTATTTTAAACCCGAAGAATGGAAAACTACTTTGACTCAAATTGGAGAATTGTATTTAAATGACCCAGAAAAAGTTCTTGAGTATGCAGAAAAATTAACAGAAGGCATTCATCAAACAAACTTGGTTCAGAGCAACGATGATGCTATAGATTTTAACACAGAGTTCTTAGAGCGTACGGTTAAAAAGTGGAGCTTGTATTTTGATGAAGATTTAGGGGGCTACCTAAAAGCACCTAAATTTCCGATGCCAAATAATTATCATTTTTTACTAAGATATGCCTATCAATTTCAAGACAAAAATATTGGTAATTATGTCCATACAACCTTAACTCAAATGGCTTTTGGCGGGCTTTTTGATCAAGTTGGTGGTGGTTTTTCTCGGTACTCGGTTGATGCAAAATGGCATATTCCTCATTTTGAAAAAATGCTTTATGACAACGGTCAATTGGTAAGCTTGTATGCCGATGCCTATCTTGCTAGCAAAGAAGAGCTTTACAAAGAGACCATTATCAGCACTTTAGAATTTGTAGAAAGAGAACTTTTAGATGACAACGGAGGTTTTTATGCCTCCTTAGATGCAGATAGCTTAACACAAGGCAACCAACTAAAAGAGGGTGCTTATTATGTATGGACTACAAAAGAGCTTCAGGAATGTTTACAAGAAGACTATATTCTTTTTGCGGCCTATTACAATGTAAATAGCTACGGATATTGGGAAGAAAACAACTACCATCTGATTAGAACGCTTTCTGACGATGCCTTTTCAAAAGCACACGATATTTCTATAGCTCAGTTAAAGCACAGCGTAAAAAAATGGAAAAAAATTCTCCTAGAGAGAAGAAATTTAAGATCTGCTCCTCGACTGGATGATAAAATTTTATGTTCGTGGAATGCACTTATGTTAAAGGGATATTTAGATGCATATAAAGCCCTGGAGGATCCACATTATTTAGAAATTGCTCTTCAAAACGCGCGCTTTATACAGCTAAAAATGATCAAAGAAGATGGCACTTTGTATCGAAATTACAAAGGTGAAAAAGCAAGTATTACAGCTTTTTTAGAAGATTATGCAACACTCATAGAGGCTTATATTTGCTTATATCAAGTTAGTCTTGATGAGCAATGGCTCTGGCTGTCAAAAAATCTAACAGATGTATGTTTTGACCAGTTTTATGATCAAGACTCTCAAATGTTTTATTTTACCTCTACCCAACAAGAGCCTTTAATTGCCAAAAATTTTGAAACGGAAGACAATGTTCTTCCTTCTTCAAATTCTATTATGGCTAAAAACCTCTTTGTTTTAAGCCATTATTTTAGCAACGCTTATTATTTAAAAGTCAGTCAGCAGATGCTACACACCATGACAAAATCTATAGAAAATTATGGCTCTGGTTATTCTAACTGGTTAGATTTATATGCTAATTTTACAGGTGATTATTTTGAAATTGCAATCAGTGGAGATCACGCTGAGCAAGAATTAAGAAAACTTCAGAAGGAGTATATTCCAAACAAACTGGTTTGTGCCAGTCGTATTAAAAGCCAATTAGACTTGCTAAAAAATAGATATGTAGCAGATAAAACTTATATTTACCTATGTCAAAACAACCGTTGTTCTTTGCCTACAGATTCTTTAGACAAGGTTTTTGAACAACTTAAAAAAGCATAA
- a CDS encoding OprO/OprP family phosphate-selective porin: MALFKNYLFIIILLSTSVIFAQQQENPFTIKWDKGLKVESLDKQFKMKFGGRIMVDHAFFSQDKNLDINFNPLTTTSGTELRRARIFTSGTLYGNVDFKFSIDFSGNLTTVKDAYISVNDIPYLGTVRAGHLKEPFSLEALSSSKYLSFMERPFSDDFVQQRNNGILVMNDFYKKRLSVQAGYFFNEDNSSDDKAANGGYAITARVSGLLIDNKKERKILQVATAYSYRKPSSKTYRIESRPEAHLSRLKYIFTGPISSVRNLNLINLELLYINNSFSFQSEYLSTTINTGISNPTDTYGFATYYGQVSYYVTGESKRLKNSYDGMDRISPNKNYGKSGPGALELALRYSSSDLNDQDIFGGEQHDITIGVNWYLNPATRLMANNVFADISGKGKANIFQLRFQIDF; this comes from the coding sequence ATGGCGTTATTTAAAAATTATCTTTTTATCATTATTCTGTTAAGTACATCTGTAATTTTTGCACAACAACAAGAAAATCCATTTACAATTAAATGGGATAAAGGTTTAAAAGTAGAGAGCTTAGATAAGCAATTTAAAATGAAATTTGGTGGTAGAATAATGGTTGATCATGCCTTCTTTTCGCAAGATAAAAACCTAGATATTAACTTCAATCCTTTAACAACAACCTCTGGGACAGAATTGCGTAGAGCACGGATTTTTACTTCTGGGACCCTTTACGGAAATGTAGACTTTAAATTTTCTATTGATTTTTCTGGAAACTTAACCACAGTAAAAGATGCTTATATCTCAGTCAATGACATCCCTTATTTGGGAACTGTCCGAGCAGGTCATCTTAAAGAACCTTTTAGTTTAGAAGCACTTTCAAGTAGTAAATATTTAAGCTTTATGGAAAGGCCTTTTTCTGATGATTTTGTTCAACAAAGAAATAATGGAATCTTAGTTATGAATGACTTCTACAAGAAAAGACTTTCAGTTCAGGCTGGATACTTTTTTAACGAGGATAACTCATCTGATGATAAAGCAGCAAACGGAGGATACGCAATTACTGCTAGAGTTTCTGGCCTGCTAATAGACAATAAAAAAGAACGGAAAATACTACAAGTGGCAACTGCATACAGCTACAGAAAACCAAGTTCTAAAACCTACAGAATTGAATCGAGACCTGAGGCGCATTTGAGCCGCTTAAAATACATTTTTACTGGTCCAATTAGCAGTGTTCGAAATTTGAACTTGATTAATTTGGAGCTACTTTATATCAATAATTCTTTTAGTTTTCAATCTGAATACTTAAGCACAACCATTAACACCGGAATTAGCAATCCAACTGATACATATGGTTTTGCAACCTATTATGGCCAAGTTAGTTATTACGTAACTGGCGAATCTAAGCGATTAAAAAACTCATATGATGGAATGGATAGAATCAGCCCAAATAAAAACTATGGTAAAAGTGGTCCTGGCGCTCTAGAGCTTGCTTTAAGGTATTCTTCATCTGATTTAAACGATCAAGATATTTTTGGTGGTGAGCAACACGATATAACGATCGGGGTCAATTGGTATTTAAACCCTGCTACCAGGCTAATGGCAAACAACGTATTTGCAGATATCAGTGGAAAAGGAAAGGCTAATATATTTCAGCTTCGCTTTCAGATAGATTTCTAA
- a CDS encoding inorganic phosphate transporter, with protein MGDPYILMLVALAVLASVDLVVGVSNDAVNFLNSAIGSKALPVKKIMIIASLGVFFGAVSSSGMMEVARKGIFVPSEFYFNEIMYIFMAVMITDILLLDVFNSLGMPTSTTVSIVFELLGAAVAMALIKISANDAQTFANLGQYINSDKALQIIFGILLSVVVAFSVGAIVQYFSRLIYSFNFEQRASYISAIFGGFAITAITYFIFIKGLKGTPYYGDIEHLIEGKTVWIILLSFIAWTILSQVLIVFFKINVLKLIIGIGTFSLAMAFSGNDLVNFIGVPVAAWNSYEAWQASGVDADSFPMGVLAQKVPSNVWLLLVAGGVMVITLWTSKKAKTVIETGINLSRQGEGHEKFQPNPMSRIVVRAAMGINYAFSALIPGKTLKFIDNKFQKPVIELSKDKTYEMPAFDMVRASVNLIVAGILISIGTSLKLPLSTTYVTFMVAMGTSLADRAWGRESAVYRVAGVINVIGGWFATAIIAFVTAATFAYLISLGGIAAVAMLLILVVFLMGKNYISYSKKNKEVKKQRLINRAELITINGVIEESSDHISEVADRVNKLYTNVVDDLAKHDLNKLRKTDKHVGKLNDEIDDLKDGVFYFIKSLDDTSVQASRFYILVLGYLQDVAQSISYISRASYKHVNNNHKNLKKGQLKDLKVIDNQLTAILDKVSAVFQNRTFEQLDEVLVDKKELLIDVTSSIEKQIDRIRTDETSPKNTTLYFSILLETKDLISALMNLLQTYEEFHLSTKQQEELK; from the coding sequence ATGGGAGATCCATATATTTTAATGCTTGTTGCATTGGCTGTATTAGCCTCAGTTGACTTGGTAGTTGGTGTGAGTAATGATGCAGTTAACTTTTTAAATTCTGCAATTGGGTCTAAAGCCCTTCCTGTAAAAAAGATCATGATCATAGCCAGTTTGGGTGTGTTCTTTGGAGCCGTGTCTTCGAGTGGAATGATGGAGGTTGCTAGAAAAGGAATTTTTGTGCCTAGCGAGTTTTATTTCAATGAAATCATGTACATATTTATGGCTGTAATGATTACAGACATTTTGTTGTTAGATGTGTTTAATTCTTTAGGAATGCCAACATCAACAACGGTTTCTATTGTATTTGAATTGTTGGGAGCAGCCGTAGCAATGGCTTTGATTAAGATTTCTGCCAATGACGCTCAAACCTTTGCAAATCTTGGACAATACATCAATTCAGATAAAGCCTTACAAATTATTTTTGGTATTCTGCTTTCTGTAGTCGTCGCATTCTCTGTAGGGGCAATAGTTCAATATTTTTCTCGATTAATCTATTCGTTTAATTTTGAACAAAGAGCCAGTTATATAAGTGCAATCTTTGGAGGTTTTGCAATTACTGCGATTACCTACTTTATCTTTATTAAAGGATTAAAAGGAACTCCTTACTATGGAGATATTGAGCATCTTATTGAAGGAAAAACCGTTTGGATTATTCTTTTGAGTTTTATCGCTTGGACCATACTTTCTCAAGTACTTATAGTCTTTTTTAAGATAAATGTTTTAAAACTGATTATTGGAATCGGAACTTTTTCTTTAGCCATGGCTTTTTCTGGAAACGATTTGGTAAACTTTATTGGAGTGCCTGTTGCCGCATGGAACTCATATGAAGCTTGGCAAGCATCAGGTGTTGATGCAGATTCTTTTCCGATGGGTGTCTTAGCGCAAAAAGTACCTTCAAATGTTTGGTTGCTTTTAGTTGCTGGAGGAGTAATGGTTATTACTTTATGGACCTCTAAAAAGGCAAAAACAGTTATAGAAACAGGAATCAATTTATCTCGACAAGGAGAAGGACATGAAAAGTTTCAACCAAATCCAATGTCAAGAATAGTAGTTAGAGCTGCTATGGGTATTAATTATGCCTTTAGTGCTTTAATCCCAGGAAAAACCTTAAAGTTTATCGATAATAAATTTCAAAAACCGGTAATAGAATTGTCTAAGGACAAAACCTATGAAATGCCAGCTTTTGATATGGTAAGAGCTTCTGTAAACTTGATTGTAGCCGGAATCTTAATCTCTATTGGAACCTCTTTAAAATTACCACTTTCTACTACCTATGTAACGTTTATGGTTGCTATGGGTACTTCTTTGGCTGATAGAGCTTGGGGAAGAGAGAGTGCAGTGTATAGAGTTGCAGGAGTTATCAATGTAATTGGAGGTTGGTTTGCAACTGCCATTATCGCTTTTGTAACTGCAGCAACCTTTGCATATTTAATTAGTTTAGGAGGTATAGCCGCTGTTGCGATGCTGTTAATTTTGGTTGTTTTTCTGATGGGGAAAAATTATATTTCTTATTCTAAGAAAAACAAAGAAGTTAAAAAGCAACGTCTAATTAACAGAGCAGAATTGATCACCATCAATGGGGTAATTGAAGAGAGCTCTGATCATATATCTGAAGTTGCTGATCGCGTAAATAAATTGTACACCAATGTGGTTGATGATTTAGCAAAACACGATTTAAACAAGCTTAGAAAAACTGACAAGCACGTTGGAAAGTTAAATGATGAAATAGACGACTTAAAAGATGGAGTGTTTTACTTTATCAAATCACTTGATGACACGTCTGTACAGGCAAGTAGATTTTACATCCTTGTGTTAGGTTATTTACAAGATGTAGCACAATCTATTAGTTATATTTCTAGAGCTAGCTATAAACATGTAAACAACAATCATAAAAACCTTAAAAAAGGTCAGTTAAAAGATTTGAAAGTTATTGATAATCAATTAACGGCTATCTTAGATAAAGTAAGTGCTGTTTTTCAGAATAGAACTTTTGAGCAATTAGATGAGGTCTTGGTTGATAAGAAAGAATTGTTAATCGATGTTACCAGCTCTATTGAAAAACAGATTGATAGAATTCGTACAGATGAAACAAGTCCTAAGAACACAACCTTGTACTTTAGTATATTGTTAGAAACTAAAGATTTGATTTCTGCATTGATGAATCTCTTGCAAACTTATGAAGAGTTTCATTTGAGCACCAAGCAGCAAGAAGAATTAAAGTAA
- a CDS encoding VOC family protein — MKLGAFSVSLTVKDLTVSKEFYEKLGFHIFGGDLNHKYLILKNESCLIGLFEGMFEKNILTFNPGWDENATPIGDFEDVREIQQKLLDQQIQIESKADTTTTGPASILLKDPDGNPILIDQHL, encoded by the coding sequence ATGAAATTAGGTGCATTCTCAGTAAGTTTGACAGTAAAAGACTTAACTGTTTCTAAAGAATTTTATGAAAAATTGGGGTTTCATATTTTTGGTGGAGACCTTAATCACAAATATCTGATCCTGAAAAATGAATCCTGTCTTATCGGTCTTTTTGAAGGCATGTTTGAAAAAAACATCTTAACCTTTAACCCTGGATGGGATGAAAATGCAACACCCATTGGTGATTTTGAAGATGTTAGAGAAATTCAACAAAAATTGTTAGATCAACAGATTCAGATTGAAAGCAAAGCAGATACAACCACAACAGGACCTGCTAGCATTTTACTTAAAGATCCGGATGGGAACCCTATCTTAATTGACCAACACCTATAA
- a CDS encoding helix-turn-helix domain-containing protein, producing MPRNPELELALQFIDQTDRNLFITGKAGTGKTTFLHQIKKESLKRMVVVAPTGVAAINAKGVTIHSFFQMPFGPILPNQIANTSNQQRKFSRTKIDIIKSLDLIIIDEISMVRADLLDGIDQVMRRYKNKNKVFGGAQVLMIGDLQQLAPVVKPNEWSLLQQFYKTVYFFSSKAYQEANVVSIELKHIYRQKNERFINILNEIRNDSLSPKSAEVLNERFDPDFSPTTDDGYITLTTHNNRATLINNTELNKLKAETIYYTATVSGKFNENAFPNDEKLALKVGAQVMFIKNDSSVDKRYYNGKIGVITQLSTESVTVQCANEIDEIETEKETWENINYSINEETKEIKEDVSGSFSQIPLRLAWAITIHKSQGLTFDKAIIDAEASFAHGQTYVALSRCTSLEGIVLKTKISSNAIINDAQVGWFTKSVEENHPDENDLIKSEKQFQLNLISELFDYQQFLYPTTRLIDIYYKNKTSIKGEVIEPLQVIKDQGVVALLKIANGFKQQLAALADTAVLPENNSAVQERFVKAVDYFLTQTIKNIVQPLSKISFSSDNKAVKKDFDKQYDQLHQLLNEKVFALKKMTEGFKTKTYLQVRANAVLQKTAPAKKKKVASKRDPILALKLRELRDDIAKAELIPHFQIFTQETLYAICDALPKNSKELLKIKGMGKIRVQKYGDEILDCVKEYTDLQPNKKEPKTAKIPSAQISLALFKEGNSLKEIATKRELTLQTIETHLMSFIPTGEVDILELMPLKKHKELLEIVTNTTYDSLSELKEKVGDAYSYTDLKMLLYSLEQ from the coding sequence ATGCCTAGAAATCCTGAATTAGAACTTGCTTTACAGTTTATTGATCAGACAGATCGAAATTTGTTTATCACTGGAAAAGCAGGCACTGGGAAAACCACTTTTTTACATCAAATTAAAAAAGAATCATTAAAAAGAATGGTGGTTGTTGCCCCTACAGGAGTTGCTGCAATTAATGCAAAAGGGGTGACTATTCATTCTTTTTTTCAAATGCCCTTTGGCCCTATCCTACCCAATCAAATTGCTAATACTTCTAATCAGCAGCGTAAATTTAGCAGGACTAAAATTGATATTATTAAATCATTAGACCTAATAATCATTGATGAAATAAGTATGGTGAGAGCCGATCTATTAGACGGCATTGACCAAGTAATGCGCAGGTATAAAAACAAGAATAAAGTATTTGGTGGCGCTCAGGTATTAATGATTGGAGATTTACAACAACTGGCTCCTGTGGTAAAACCCAATGAGTGGAGTTTGTTGCAACAATTTTACAAAACCGTCTATTTTTTTAGCTCAAAAGCATACCAAGAAGCCAATGTAGTTTCTATAGAATTAAAGCATATCTACCGTCAAAAAAACGAACGCTTTATCAATATATTAAATGAAATAAGAAATGACTCTTTAAGCCCAAAATCAGCAGAAGTTTTAAACGAGCGTTTCGACCCTGATTTTTCACCAACTACTGACGATGGCTATATTACATTAACCACGCACAACAATAGAGCAACATTAATTAATAACACTGAGTTAAACAAACTTAAAGCTGAAACCATTTATTATACAGCCACCGTATCTGGAAAATTTAACGAGAACGCTTTTCCAAATGATGAAAAGCTAGCATTAAAAGTGGGCGCTCAAGTCATGTTTATTAAAAATGATTCTTCTGTAGATAAAAGGTATTACAACGGAAAAATTGGTGTCATCACGCAACTTTCAACAGAATCAGTTACGGTGCAATGCGCCAATGAGATAGATGAAATTGAAACAGAAAAAGAAACTTGGGAGAATATCAATTACTCCATTAACGAAGAAACAAAAGAAATTAAAGAAGACGTTTCTGGATCTTTTTCTCAGATTCCATTGCGTTTGGCCTGGGCAATCACCATCCATAAAAGCCAAGGTCTTACTTTTGATAAAGCAATTATAGATGCCGAAGCCTCTTTTGCACATGGGCAAACTTATGTTGCCTTAAGCCGGTGCACCTCTTTAGAAGGCATCGTCTTAAAAACAAAAATTAGCAGCAATGCAATTATCAATGATGCACAAGTTGGTTGGTTTACTAAAAGTGTTGAAGAAAATCATCCTGATGAAAATGATTTGATTAAATCCGAAAAACAGTTTCAACTCAATTTAATTTCAGAACTGTTCGATTATCAGCAGTTTTTATACCCAACAACACGATTGATTGATATTTATTATAAAAATAAGACCAGTATCAAAGGCGAGGTAATCGAGCCTTTACAAGTTATAAAAGATCAAGGAGTTGTTGCTTTATTAAAAATTGCAAATGGCTTTAAACAGCAATTAGCTGCACTAGCAGATACTGCTGTTCTACCAGAAAATAATTCAGCTGTTCAAGAGCGATTTGTAAAAGCCGTCGATTATTTTTTAACTCAGACCATTAAAAACATTGTTCAACCCTTGTCAAAAATTTCGTTTTCGTCAGACAACAAAGCAGTGAAAAAAGATTTTGATAAACAGTATGATCAACTTCACCAGCTGCTCAATGAAAAAGTCTTTGCGCTAAAAAAAATGACCGAGGGTTTTAAAACAAAAACATACTTACAAGTTAGAGCAAACGCTGTCTTACAAAAAACAGCACCCGCTAAAAAGAAAAAAGTTGCAAGCAAGCGCGATCCAATTTTAGCCTTAAAATTGCGAGAATTAAGAGATGATATTGCCAAGGCTGAACTGATTCCTCATTTTCAAATTTTTACTCAAGAAACCTTATATGCCATCTGTGATGCACTTCCTAAAAACAGCAAAGAACTCTTAAAAATAAAAGGAATGGGTAAGATACGAGTTCAAAAATATGGCGATGAAATCTTAGACTGCGTTAAGGAGTACACAGATTTACAGCCCAATAAAAAAGAACCAAAAACTGCTAAAATACCAAGCGCCCAAATTAGTTTAGCTCTTTTCAAAGAAGGCAATAGTTTAAAAGAAATTGCCACAAAAAGAGAATTGACCCTACAAACTATTGAAACACATTTAATGAGTTTTATTCCTACAGGTGAAGTTGATATCTTAGAATTAATGCCTCTAAAAAAACACAAAGAACTACTAGAAATAGTTACAAATACCACCTATGATAGCCTCTCTGAATTAAAAGAAAAAGTAGGAGATGCCTACAGTTATACTGATTTAAAAATGCTACTCTACTCACTAGAGCAATAA
- a CDS encoding bile acid:sodium symporter family protein encodes MSSTEIISKVFLPLSLAIIMFGMGMTLVPKDFSRIIKFPKAVLVGLTNQLIFLPIIGFLLAITFDLNPTMAVGLMILATCPGGPTSNLITQVCKGNIALSVTLTAITSIISILTIPFILSYVLDYFGTETNATIKLPILDTILQIMVITVIPISIGMLVRKFKTSFAKRMERPMRLASTLIFILVFIAVIAANFEMIGTGMKEVGLVTLALNILTMGIGYLTARLFQLDLKNAISITVESGIQNGTLAFVIATTILKNVEMGIPIGAYSVWMFVTGGVLMWQLGKRKEAKS; translated from the coding sequence ATGTCTTCTACCGAAATTATAAGTAAAGTGTTTTTACCCTTATCTCTCGCCATAATTATGTTTGGAATGGGAATGACTTTAGTACCTAAAGATTTTAGCAGAATTATAAAATTTCCAAAAGCGGTTTTAGTAGGACTGACTAATCAACTCATTTTTTTACCAATCATTGGTTTTTTATTGGCAATCACTTTTGACTTAAACCCTACGATGGCAGTCGGCTTAATGATATTAGCCACTTGCCCTGGAGGACCAACAAGTAATTTAATTACACAAGTTTGTAAAGGAAACATCGCTTTATCTGTAACACTTACTGCGATTACAAGCATTATAAGCATCCTTACAATTCCATTTATTTTGTCTTATGTATTAGATTATTTTGGAACAGAAACAAATGCAACCATTAAATTGCCTATTCTAGATACAATATTACAAATAATGGTCATCACTGTGATTCCTATTTCTATAGGAATGTTGGTTCGAAAATTCAAGACGAGCTTTGCAAAACGAATGGAAAGACCAATGAGACTTGCCTCAACCCTTATTTTTATTTTAGTTTTTATCGCGGTAATCGCAGCCAACTTTGAAATGATTGGGACAGGAATGAAAGAAGTAGGATTGGTTACTTTGGCCTTAAACATCTTAACGATGGGAATAGGATATTTAACTGCTAGACTCTTTCAATTAGATTTAAAAAATGCTATTTCAATTACCGTAGAAAGTGGTATTCAGAATGGAACCTTAGCATTTGTTATTGCAACTACCATATTAAAAAATGTAGAAATGGGAATTCCAATAGGCGCCTATTCTGTTTGGATGTTTGTAACTGGAGGAGTTTTAATGTGGCAACTTGGAAAGAGAAAAGAGGCAAAATCGTAA